From the genome of Clostridium sp. BNL1100, one region includes:
- a CDS encoding YraN family protein has translation MTDTNKREIGAVGEKEAAEFLQRNGYTILKTNYRVGRLGEIDIIANEKEYTCFIEVKTRRTSTFGTPGEAVTRTKQQKIRQIATIYLTNTRKMDTKVRFDVIEILMDKSMGSANVKSINLIKNAF, from the coding sequence ATGACTGATACAAATAAAAGGGAAATTGGAGCAGTCGGCGAGAAGGAAGCAGCGGAATTTCTTCAAAGAAACGGATACACTATTCTGAAAACAAATTATAGGGTAGGACGTTTGGGCGAAATAGATATAATTGCCAATGAAAAGGAATACACTTGTTTTATAGAGGTTAAAACAAGAAGAACAAGTACATTCGGAACACCAGGGGAAGCAGTAACACGGACTAAACAGCAGAAGATTCGTCAAATAGCAACTATCTACCTGACAAACACAAGAAAAATGGATACTAAGGTAAGATTTGATGTTATTGAAATATTAATGGATAAATCCATGGGAAGTGCAAACGTAAAAAGTATAAACCTTATAAAAAACGCCTTTTAA
- the lepB gene encoding signal peptidase I has protein sequence MENQNMDDKDQLNSEKNISENNADGSDNEGVKEEAGTAKKKNSVGREIFEWFLVIVAALVISMVIKAFVFSTYKVNMVSMENTLFEGHNVIVYKTGYFFSEPKHGQIIVFTHEEGQFKGLLKYLPVANPGEVDYIKRVIGVPGDEIDIRDGYVWRKSSGDKDFVKLDEPYAKGLTDSHGMQLPYKVPEDKLFVMGDNREQSLDSRQIGPVDIDSVIGHAVVRIWPFSKFGGLK, from the coding sequence ATGGAGAACCAGAATATGGACGATAAGGATCAATTGAACTCGGAAAAAAACATTTCGGAAAATAATGCAGATGGTTCTGATAATGAAGGTGTTAAAGAAGAAGCAGGTACAGCTAAAAAAAAGAACTCTGTAGGCAGAGAGATTTTTGAGTGGTTTTTGGTGATTGTAGCCGCATTAGTTATATCCATGGTAATAAAGGCTTTCGTATTTTCAACCTATAAAGTTAATATGGTATCAATGGAAAATACACTTTTTGAAGGCCATAATGTAATAGTTTATAAGACAGGTTATTTTTTCAGTGAGCCAAAACATGGGCAGATAATAGTTTTTACACATGAAGAGGGCCAGTTTAAAGGCTTGCTTAAATATTTGCCTGTAGCAAACCCCGGGGAAGTTGATTATATAAAGAGAGTAATCGGAGTACCGGGAGATGAGATTGACATCAGGGATGGTTACGTTTGGAGAAAATCATCGGGAGATAAGGATTTTGTCAAGTTAGATGAGCCATATGCAAAGGGGCTTACAGACTCACATGGAATGCAGCTTCCCTATAAAGTGCCTGAGGATAAGTTATTTGTAATGGGTGATAATAGGGAACAGAGCCTTGATTCAAGGCAAATTGGTCCGGTTGATATTGATTCTGTCATAGGACACGCTGTAGTAAGGATATGGCCTTTTTCGAAATTTGGGGGATTAAAATAA
- the ylqF gene encoding ribosome biogenesis GTPase YlqF, producing MNIQWFPGHMAKTRRLIAENLKLVDVIIELLDARIPFSSRNPEINSLINNKPRLVAFNKSDLADDRISRQWIKWYADQGIDCILINSINGKGLNEIKARARELMSEKIERNKAKGKLFTPVRTMVVGIPNVGKSSFINKIVGKATAVTGDRPGVTRGKQWIRINSEMELLDTPGILWPKFEDQEVGMNLAFTGAIKDDIMDTGEVAMELLHRLSKTYNTELCTRFKLDPEAIKDMEPLELLETVGRKRGCIVSKGQIDYSRISAIVLDEFRGGKIGRITLEKPGDRAETKTE from the coding sequence ATGAACATTCAATGGTTTCCGGGGCATATGGCAAAAACAAGAAGGTTAATAGCCGAGAATTTAAAGCTTGTTGATGTTATTATTGAGCTTCTTGACGCGAGAATACCATTTAGCAGCAGAAATCCTGAAATAAATTCATTAATAAATAATAAGCCCAGACTGGTTGCTTTCAATAAATCCGATCTTGCAGATGATAGAATATCAAGGCAGTGGATAAAGTGGTATGCTGATCAGGGAATTGATTGTATTCTGATTAATTCCATAAATGGAAAGGGACTTAACGAAATTAAAGCCAGGGCTAGGGAATTAATGTCTGAAAAAATAGAGCGTAACAAGGCAAAGGGAAAACTATTTACCCCTGTGAGAACCATGGTTGTGGGTATTCCCAATGTGGGTAAGTCATCCTTTATAAACAAGATTGTTGGTAAGGCAACAGCGGTTACCGGTGATAGGCCCGGTGTAACCAGAGGTAAGCAATGGATACGAATAAACTCAGAAATGGAGCTTCTTGATACACCCGGTATACTATGGCCAAAGTTCGAAGATCAGGAAGTAGGTATGAACCTTGCATTTACCGGAGCCATTAAGGATGATATTATGGACACAGGGGAAGTTGCCATGGAGCTTCTCCACAGGTTGTCTAAAACGTACAATACCGAGCTTTGTACCCGATTTAAGCTGGATCCAGAAGCTATAAAAGACATGGAACCTCTTGAATTATTGGAGACGGTTGGACGTAAAAGAGGGTGTATTGTTTCAAAAGGTCAAATAGATTATTCGAGAATTTCAGCTATAGTTCTGGATGAATTCAGGGGTGGGAAGATAGGACGGATAACCCTTGAGAAGCCAGGTGACAGGGCTGAAACAAAGACTGAATAG
- a CDS encoding cysteine synthase family protein: protein MRYYNDIRELIGGTPLLKLNHSDIKENVNTYAKLELFNPGGSVKDRMGVALIEDAENKGILQKGYTIVEATAGNAGIGIALAALNKGYRILFAVPEKFSHEKLVIMEALGAEIIHTPLEKGMNGAFEKVEELLAEVKNSVCLSQFTNPVNPKIHYETTGPEIYNDLDGKIDYVVAGAGSGGTISGVMKYLKEQNRNIKGILADPVGSTMGGGLPGCYSIEGIGNTFMPETMDCSLIDEVIKVNDSQALEQVKLLAKQEGLLVGTSSGAAMYAARVIAQRVEHASVVVIFPDRGDRYISKNIF, encoded by the coding sequence ATGAGATATTATAATGATATTCGAGAGCTTATAGGTGGAACACCTCTTCTAAAACTTAATCATTCTGATATAAAGGAAAATGTAAATACTTATGCAAAATTGGAGCTATTTAATCCCGGCGGCAGCGTAAAAGACAGAATGGGAGTTGCACTTATAGAAGATGCAGAGAACAAAGGAATTTTACAAAAAGGTTATACAATTGTAGAAGCTACAGCCGGAAATGCCGGTATTGGTATAGCTTTAGCTGCATTAAACAAAGGATACAGGATTCTTTTTGCAGTTCCAGAGAAATTTTCACATGAAAAATTGGTTATAATGGAGGCTTTAGGAGCTGAAATAATACATACTCCCCTTGAAAAGGGAATGAACGGTGCGTTTGAAAAAGTAGAGGAACTGCTGGCAGAGGTAAAGAATTCTGTATGCCTTAGCCAGTTTACCAATCCGGTAAATCCAAAGATTCACTATGAAACTACAGGACCTGAAATATACAATGATCTTGACGGAAAGATAGACTATGTAGTAGCCGGAGCAGGTAGTGGAGGTACAATATCAGGAGTAATGAAGTACTTGAAGGAACAGAATAGAAACATAAAGGGGATACTGGCTGATCCGGTTGGTTCCACAATGGGCGGAGGATTACCCGGATGTTATTCAATAGAAGGAATAGGAAATACGTTTATGCCTGAAACCATGGACTGTTCACTCATTGATGAAGTAATAAAAGTCAATGACAGTCAGGCACTTGAACAGGTGAAACTCCTTGCTAAGCAAGAGGGTTTGCTTGTAGGAACTTCTTCAGGAGCTGCAATGTATGCTGCAAGAGTAATTGCGCAAAGAGTGGAACATGCAAGTGTGGTAGTAATTTTTCCTGATAGGGGAGACAGGTACATAAGTAAAAATATTTTTTAA
- a CDS encoding nitrogenase component 1: protein MLKFIEQPRYSCAIGAQQTVVAIKRGVPILHAGPGCSAKVSDIIGQGEGYAGGNNIPCTNTGEADVVYGGEERLRNVIDGALKVMDGDLYVVLTGCTSDIVGDDVGRVTAEYQQQGKPIVFAETGGFKSNNYVSHEVVVNAIIDQYVDINYKGEKTQKNLVNVFATVPYQDPYWNGNLEELKRILEGIGLKVNILFGNESNGVSEWKTIPQAEFNILAGAWTGLGIVKHLEEKYGTPYLHFPYLPIGGIETTRFLRDVAEFGNLDKTKAEAFIKSEEEKYYSFIERTADFMLEFRYGLPRRFYTILDASYSLGFSKFLLNELGIIPAKQFIIDDTPEIYRKQIEQQFLKISDFRTSSVAFSIDGGEIQKEIRQEQQKNRALILGSGWDRDLANDIKADLLIVSAPVTYRLILNCGYAGYRGGLRAIEDIYDRVLNTYR, encoded by the coding sequence ATGTTGAAGTTTATTGAACAGCCAAGATATTCTTGTGCCATAGGAGCTCAGCAGACAGTTGTTGCCATCAAAAGAGGTGTTCCCATTTTGCATGCCGGCCCGGGCTGCAGTGCCAAGGTAAGCGATATAATTGGCCAAGGAGAAGGCTATGCAGGAGGAAATAACATTCCATGTACAAATACCGGTGAAGCAGATGTGGTATACGGTGGAGAAGAAAGGCTGAGAAATGTAATTGACGGAGCATTAAAGGTAATGGACGGTGATCTGTATGTTGTACTTACAGGATGTACCTCTGATATTGTTGGTGACGATGTGGGGAGAGTTACGGCAGAGTACCAACAGCAGGGAAAGCCTATAGTATTTGCTGAAACAGGAGGTTTTAAGAGCAATAATTATGTAAGTCATGAAGTAGTAGTAAATGCAATAATTGACCAGTATGTGGATATCAATTATAAAGGGGAAAAGACCCAAAAAAATCTGGTAAATGTTTTTGCAACGGTTCCTTATCAGGACCCATACTGGAATGGCAATCTTGAAGAACTCAAAAGAATCCTTGAAGGTATAGGCCTTAAAGTAAATATACTTTTCGGAAATGAATCCAACGGAGTTAGTGAATGGAAAACAATTCCTCAGGCGGAATTTAATATACTTGCAGGTGCTTGGACGGGCCTTGGAATAGTAAAGCATCTGGAAGAAAAATACGGGACACCCTATTTGCATTTTCCGTATCTTCCTATCGGGGGTATAGAGACAACAAGATTCTTACGAGATGTTGCGGAATTTGGGAATCTTGATAAGACAAAGGCAGAGGCCTTTATAAAAAGTGAAGAAGAAAAATACTATTCATTTATTGAAAGAACAGCTGATTTTATGCTGGAATTCAGGTATGGCCTTCCAAGGAGGTTCTATACCATACTTGATGCATCATATTCTTTGGGTTTCTCAAAGTTTCTACTCAATGAGCTTGGAATAATTCCTGCAAAGCAATTTATTATTGATGATACTCCCGAAATATACAGAAAACAGATTGAACAACAGTTTTTAAAAATATCTGACTTTAGGACTTCATCAGTAGCATTTTCAATAGACGGGGGCGAAATTCAGAAGGAAATCAGGCAGGAACAACAGAAAAACAGAGCTTTGATTTTGGGAAGCGGATGGGACAGAGATTTGGCAAACGACATAAAAGCTGATCTCCTTATTGTCAGTGCACCTGTTACATACCGTCTGATTCTGAATTGCGGTTATGCAGGTTACAGAGGAGGCCTCAGGGCAATTGAGGACATATATGACAGAGTTTTAAACACATACAGGTAA
- the rplS gene encoding 50S ribosomal protein L19 gives MDILKSIENEQIRTDLPKLEIGDFIKVHAKIKEGNRERIQVFEGTVIALKGSGLKETFTVRRVSYGVGVERVFPVNSPRIDHIDVVRKGVVRRAKLYYLRDRVGKAAKVKERLDRK, from the coding sequence ATGGATATATTGAAGTCAATCGAAAATGAACAAATAAGAACTGACCTTCCTAAATTGGAAATTGGTGATTTTATCAAAGTTCATGCTAAGATTAAGGAAGGAAACAGGGAAAGAATACAGGTATTCGAAGGTACTGTTATAGCTTTAAAAGGTTCTGGATTAAAGGAAACTTTTACAGTTAGAAGAGTATCCTACGGTGTAGGTGTTGAAAGAGTATTCCCTGTTAACTCACCAAGAATCGACCATATTGATGTGGTTAGAAAAGGTGTTGTTAGAAGAGCTAAGCTGTACTATCTCCGTGATAGAGTTGGTAAGGCTGCTAAAGTTAAGGAAAGACTTGACAGAAAATAA
- a CDS encoding EscU/YscU/HrcU family type III secretion system export apparatus switch protein — MKEDNVKKQIKHAAALQYSPETDAAPRIVAAGKGQIAERIIQKAQESNVPLYQDSNLAQTLSSLSIGDEIPPEIYEVVAEILIFIGCVDESYGDLYDD; from the coding sequence TTGAAGGAAGACAACGTAAAAAAACAAATAAAACATGCAGCTGCCCTGCAATATTCACCTGAAACTGACGCAGCTCCTAGAATAGTTGCAGCCGGAAAGGGCCAAATAGCAGAGAGAATTATTCAGAAGGCACAGGAAAGTAATGTTCCATTATATCAGGACAGTAATCTTGCCCAAACCCTCTCCTCTTTAAGCATAGGGGATGAAATTCCTCCGGAAATATATGAAGTGGTAGCAGAGATACTTATATTTATAGGCTGTGTGGATGAAAGCTATGGAGATTTGTACGATGACTGA
- a CDS encoding ribonuclease HII: MGNLTLKQIQEEAQKLSVQEAIEYLSSLHNTGFKVDKLLEKYYKLKEKHGKEMERLQKMLCFERQAISEGFDYIAGVDEAGRGPLAGPVVAAAVVLPKGLTIEGVNDSKKLSEAQREKLFDEIKDKALSYGISVIDEKYIDEVNILNATKMAMADALSQLNPIADFILLDAVSLDNISTKQVPIIKGDSLSLSIAAASILAKVTRDRLLTEYDAKYPQYGFAAHKGYGTPQHISAIKKFGLCPIHRLSFVKNFVE; this comes from the coding sequence ATGGGAAATTTAACACTTAAGCAAATTCAGGAAGAGGCTCAAAAGCTTTCAGTTCAGGAAGCAATTGAGTACTTGTCGTCTTTACATAACACAGGTTTTAAAGTAGATAAGCTGTTGGAAAAGTATTACAAACTAAAAGAAAAGCACGGAAAGGAAATGGAACGCCTTCAAAAAATGCTCTGCTTTGAAAGACAAGCTATAAGTGAAGGCTTTGATTACATCGCAGGCGTTGACGAAGCAGGACGCGGACCTCTGGCCGGCCCTGTAGTTGCAGCTGCTGTTGTTTTACCTAAGGGACTGACAATAGAAGGTGTAAATGATTCAAAAAAACTTTCAGAGGCTCAAAGAGAAAAATTGTTTGATGAAATAAAAGATAAAGCCCTTTCTTATGGGATTTCAGTTATTGATGAAAAATACATAGACGAGGTTAATATTTTAAATGCTACCAAAATGGCAATGGCTGATGCATTAAGCCAGCTTAATCCCATTGCTGATTTTATTCTTTTAGATGCTGTAAGCCTTGATAATATAAGTACAAAGCAAGTTCCTATTATAAAGGGCGATAGCTTGAGTCTGTCCATTGCAGCAGCTTCAATTCTTGCAAAGGTTACAAGAGACAGGCTTTTAACAGAATATGATGCAAAATATCCCCAATACGGGTTTGCTGCACACAAGGGTTATGGAACTCCACAACATATTTCTGCTATTAAAAAATTCGGTCTTTGTCCGATACATAGATTAAGCTTTGTTAAAAATTTCGTGGAGTGA
- a CDS encoding dipeptidase — MTFVDAHCDTITTIMKTGGALKSNTGHIDIDRLKKYDSFVQFFAAFIAPEQAKMGALRRTLDIIDKLYREIEINKNDIMLCRNYNDIVNAINSRKVAAVLTIEGGEALEGSLSVLRILYQLGVRAITLTWNFRNQIADGVADSVTNGGLTPFGREVVAEMNRLGMMVDVSHLSEPGFWDVINLSLVPIIASHSNAKKICGHSRNLTDEQLLALKKNGGVTGINLYPFFIINDGKAEMKHVISHIEHIVGLTGEDTLGLGADFDGIDKTPVGLEGVQCFSDLINELLKLNYSESLINKITGENFLRVIKTVVK, encoded by the coding sequence ATGACTTTTGTTGATGCACATTGTGATACCATTACAACTATAATGAAAACAGGTGGAGCCCTGAAAAGTAATACTGGTCATATTGATATAGACAGATTAAAAAAGTATGATAGTTTTGTTCAGTTTTTTGCAGCATTTATTGCTCCTGAACAGGCAAAAATGGGGGCTTTAAGGCGTACACTTGATATTATTGACAAACTTTACAGAGAAATTGAAATTAATAAGAATGATATAATGTTATGTCGTAATTACAACGATATAGTAAACGCAATAAATAGTCGTAAAGTAGCTGCCGTTCTAACCATTGAAGGCGGGGAAGCACTTGAGGGAAGCTTATCTGTATTGCGTATTCTCTACCAACTGGGTGTAAGGGCAATAACTCTTACTTGGAACTTTAGAAACCAGATTGCTGACGGTGTAGCTGACTCTGTTACAAATGGAGGTCTTACACCCTTCGGCAGGGAAGTAGTTGCTGAAATGAACAGACTGGGAATGATGGTAGATGTATCCCACTTGTCAGAACCAGGATTTTGGGATGTAATAAATCTTTCGTTGGTACCCATAATAGCTTCCCATTCCAATGCTAAAAAGATTTGCGGTCACAGTAGAAACTTAACCGACGAACAGCTTCTTGCATTGAAAAAAAACGGAGGAGTAACAGGTATAAACTTATACCCATTTTTTATAATAAATGATGGGAAAGCTGAAATGAAACATGTCATATCTCACATTGAACATATTGTAGGACTTACAGGTGAGGATACTCTTGGACTTGGAGCTGATTTTGACGGAATAGATAAAACGCCAGTAGGCCTTGAAGGAGTACAGTGCTTCTCGGATTTAATCAATGAACTGCTGAAATTAAATTATAGTGAATCACTTATAAATAAAATCACAGGAGAAAATTTTTTAAGAGTGATAAAAACAGTTGTTAAGTAA
- a CDS encoding PLP-dependent aspartate aminotransferase family protein, translating to MESDMITEADMQSLISTLVIHGGTDGDERTGAVSVPIYQTSTYRQKELGVHSGYEYSRTGNPTRESLEILINELEGGTTGLAFASGMAAITAVLMLLKSGDSVIIPSNIYGGTFRVLDKIFKNFNIEYEIVDTSDLVEVEKRINQKVKAVLIESPANPLLTITDIRGISEIAHRHGALVIVDNTFMTPYLQRPIKLGADIVLHSATKYLGGHSDVIAGLVVAKDKATGERLKFIQNATGGVLSPFDSWLLIRGVKTLTVRMDRHIENARYLVEFLKNHAGVTKIYYPGLSENEGYSVHKKQSYGPGAMISFVLSDDYDIKEFFRNIKVITLGESLGGVESLVSHPASMTHASIPYEVRQKVGIVDNLIRLSVGIEDKETLINDLENAFKKAGK from the coding sequence ATGGAAAGCGACATGATAACAGAAGCGGACATGCAGAGCTTAATTAGTACGTTGGTAATACATGGAGGGACAGACGGAGATGAAAGGACCGGTGCCGTAAGTGTACCCATATATCAGACATCAACATACAGACAGAAGGAGCTCGGTGTACATAGCGGGTATGAATATTCAAGAACGGGTAACCCTACTAGGGAATCCTTGGAAATACTTATAAATGAACTGGAAGGTGGAACGACAGGTTTGGCCTTCGCCTCAGGAATGGCAGCTATAACCGCAGTATTAATGCTTCTTAAAAGCGGTGATAGTGTTATCATACCCAGTAATATCTACGGCGGGACCTTCAGAGTACTTGACAAGATTTTTAAAAATTTCAATATAGAATATGAGATAGTAGATACATCTGACTTGGTAGAGGTAGAAAAACGGATTAATCAAAAGGTGAAGGCAGTACTAATAGAAAGTCCTGCAAATCCTCTGCTTACAATAACAGATATAAGAGGTATTTCAGAAATCGCCCACAGACACGGGGCTCTGGTTATAGTTGATAATACCTTTATGACTCCTTATCTGCAAAGGCCAATTAAACTGGGTGCGGACATAGTGCTGCACAGTGCCACAAAATATCTGGGAGGACACAGTGACGTAATTGCGGGGCTGGTTGTAGCAAAGGATAAAGCCACAGGGGAACGTTTAAAGTTCATACAGAATGCCACAGGTGGTGTCCTCTCTCCATTTGATTCGTGGCTCCTTATTAGAGGAGTAAAGACGCTGACAGTGCGTATGGATAGACATATTGAGAATGCCCGGTATTTAGTTGAATTTCTGAAAAACCATGCCGGAGTCACAAAAATATATTATCCGGGGCTATCTGAAAATGAGGGGTATTCAGTTCATAAAAAGCAGTCTTATGGCCCGGGAGCAATGATTTCCTTTGTATTATCAGATGATTATGATATAAAGGAATTTTTCAGAAATATAAAAGTAATAACCCTTGGTGAAAGCCTGGGCGGAGTCGAATCTCTGGTTAGCCATCCGGCTAGTATGACTCATGCTTCCATTCCTTATGAGGTAAGACAGAAGGTGGGAATCGTAGACAACCTTATAAGACTATCTGTTGGGATTGAAGACAAGGAGACACTTATAAACGATCTTGAAAATGCTTTTAAAAAAGCTGGAAAGTGA
- a CDS encoding aminotransferase class I/II-fold pyridoxal phosphate-dependent enzyme has translation MKSYKDFSKEELKNEIEILEKRYNEFKAQNLKLDMTRGKPCAEQLDISMDILDIPAKELRKAADGTDCFNYGVLDGIPEAKALFAEMLEVSTDEIMVGGNSSLNLMYDTIARAMSLGILGSTPWSKLDSVKFLCPSPGYDRHFAICELFGIEMITVDMKQDGPDMDAVEKLVSEDESIKGIWCVPKYSNPDGITYTDEVVTRFANLKPKAKDFRIFWDNAYCVHHLSESPDKLKNILKACKDAGNENMVYIFSSTSKISFPGAGVAVMATSTENLKGIKKSLTIQTIGHDKINQLRHAKYFKDLEGINTHMKKHADILKPKFNTVLEILDEELGGKDIASWNKPNGGYFVSLNTMDNCAKEVAKLAGEAGVALTKAGATFPYGNDPRDRNLRIAPTMPPVEELKKAIDVLAICVQLVSATKLLNQ, from the coding sequence ATGAAGAGCTATAAAGATTTTTCCAAAGAAGAATTAAAAAATGAAATTGAAATATTAGAAAAAAGATATAATGAATTTAAAGCACAGAATCTTAAACTCGATATGACCAGAGGTAAGCCCTGTGCTGAACAGCTTGATATAAGCATGGATATACTTGATATACCAGCAAAAGAACTCAGAAAGGCTGCAGATGGCACAGATTGCTTCAATTATGGGGTTCTTGACGGTATTCCTGAAGCAAAAGCTCTTTTTGCTGAAATGCTGGAAGTAAGTACAGATGAAATTATGGTTGGAGGTAATTCCAGTCTGAACTTAATGTATGATACTATTGCAAGAGCTATGTCATTAGGTATCTTGGGAAGTACTCCATGGTCAAAGCTGGACAGTGTAAAATTCCTTTGTCCGAGTCCCGGATATGACAGACATTTTGCTATATGTGAATTATTTGGAATAGAAATGATTACCGTAGATATGAAACAGGACGGACCAGATATGGATGCCGTTGAAAAACTTGTTTCTGAAGACGAAAGTATAAAAGGTATATGGTGCGTTCCCAAATATAGCAATCCTGACGGAATCACTTATACTGACGAGGTTGTTACAAGATTTGCAAACCTGAAACCAAAGGCAAAGGATTTCAGAATATTCTGGGATAACGCTTATTGCGTACATCATCTGTCAGAAAGTCCTGACAAATTAAAGAACATACTTAAAGCATGCAAGGATGCGGGAAATGAGAATATGGTATATATTTTCAGCTCAACATCAAAGATAAGCTTCCCTGGTGCAGGGGTTGCGGTAATGGCAACCAGTACTGAAAATTTAAAAGGAATCAAAAAGAGTCTTACTATACAGACAATTGGACACGATAAGATAAATCAATTAAGACATGCAAAGTACTTTAAAGACCTTGAGGGTATTAATACTCACATGAAAAAGCATGCCGACATATTAAAACCAAAATTTAATACAGTTCTTGAAATTCTAGATGAAGAACTCGGAGGCAAGGACATTGCTTCCTGGAATAAGCCAAACGGCGGATACTTTGTCAGCCTCAATACTATGGACAATTGTGCAAAAGAGGTTGCTAAGCTTGCAGGCGAGGCAGGTGTGGCATTAACTAAAGCGGGTGCTACATTCCCATATGGTAATGACCCAAGGGATAGGAACTTGAGAATAGCTCCAACAATGCCTCCGGTTGAGGAATTGAAGAAAGCAATAGACGTTCTGGCAATATGTGTTCAGCTTGTAAGTGCTACTAAACTGTTAAATCAATAA
- the rsgA gene encoding ribosome small subunit-dependent GTPase A encodes MNINEYGWDDYFESEWNKMPTKDMYPARIIADYGQMLRVVTDKGELCVNRPLNKDNNYLQLAVGDWVGLEEIEAAEYPVIRFALSRKTKFSRAAVGFEAKEQIVAANVDTVFLIQSLNRDFNMKRLERYLIAAWDSGAMPVVVLTKADCCDDIPQKMAIAAASAPGVEVISISSKTGEGLEEIKKFLTPGKTIALLGSSGVGKSTLLNTLAGKELLKTHEVREDDSRGRHTTTHRELVLLPEGGILMDTPGMRTLSLWESETGMEIMFGDVEKLTGQCRFYDCKHQNEPGCAVRFALESGELDITRWESWLKLQKEMAHLEAKKEGKLRLQEKQWGRQISKLQKEFRKGRG; translated from the coding sequence ATGAATATAAATGAATATGGCTGGGACGATTATTTCGAGAGTGAATGGAACAAAATGCCCACAAAAGACATGTATCCGGCAAGAATAATAGCAGACTACGGGCAAATGTTGAGAGTTGTTACTGACAAGGGAGAGCTATGTGTCAACAGACCCTTGAATAAAGATAATAATTATTTACAGCTTGCCGTGGGTGACTGGGTCGGCCTTGAAGAAATTGAAGCTGCGGAATATCCGGTGATACGCTTTGCACTTTCAAGAAAGACAAAGTTTTCAAGGGCTGCTGTAGGTTTTGAAGCAAAGGAGCAGATAGTTGCCGCAAATGTTGATACGGTTTTCCTTATACAGTCATTAAACAGGGATTTCAACATGAAACGTCTGGAAAGATACCTTATAGCAGCCTGGGATAGTGGAGCCATGCCTGTTGTTGTACTTACCAAGGCTGACTGCTGTGATGACATACCACAGAAGATGGCTATTGCAGCGGCCTCTGCGCCGGGTGTTGAAGTAATCAGTATAAGTAGTAAGACGGGAGAAGGGTTGGAAGAAATAAAAAAATTTCTGACACCCGGGAAAACAATAGCTTTGCTGGGTTCATCAGGAGTGGGTAAATCAACACTTTTAAATACACTGGCAGGTAAAGAGCTTCTAAAAACACATGAGGTACGGGAAGACGACAGCAGGGGCAGACACACCACAACCCACAGGGAACTGGTGCTTTTGCCAGAAGGTGGAATACTTATGGATACGCCGGGAATGAGAACCCTTTCGCTATGGGAGTCCGAAACGGGTATGGAAATAATGTTCGGGGACGTGGAAAAACTGACAGGCCAATGTCGGTTTTATGACTGTAAACACCAAAATGAACCGGGGTGTGCTGTCAGATTCGCCCTGGAATCTGGGGAACTTGACATTACCAGATGGGAAAGCTGGCTTAAACTGCAAAAGGAAATGGCACACCTTGAGGCTAAAAAAGAGGGGAAGCTGAGATTGCAGGAAAAGCAGTGGGGACGACAGATTTCAAAGCTTCAGAAGGAATTCCGAAAAGGAAGGGGTTGA